A section of the Cygnus olor isolate bCygOlo1 chromosome 14, bCygOlo1.pri.v2, whole genome shotgun sequence genome encodes:
- the HRH2 gene encoding histamine H2 receptor — translation MDPCNNVTSPTKPMNFTLQLLVGSFLTILIVFTLCGNIIVCLAVTLDRRLRSLTNCIIVSLAITDLLLALLVLPFSAFYELTSEWPFGSTLCNIYSSLDVMLCTASILNLFMISLDRYFAVTTPLRYRQVVTPFRVAVGLVIIWTVSLMVSFLPIHLGWNTNGTAVQNTTPNCTKECNLEVNSIYGLVDALLTFYIPLVIMCVTYYRIFKIAREQAKRINHTWCCSSNSPMPPMVKEHKATVTLAVVLGAFVVCWFPYFTVFTYRGVRGDSSVKGAPMSIVLWLGYANSALNPILYGTLNRDFRVAYQHLLHCWRTGGPRSSRLPPLQKGRPRGRNCRQGPDKQEGKSLKLEMRNGKGTLLDDGALQSAKALP, via the exons ATGGATCCGTGTAACAACGTCACAAGCCCTACAAAACCCATGAACTtcaccctgcagctgctggtcGGCTCCTTCCTCACCATCCTCATCGTGTTCACCCTCTGCGGCAACATCATCGTCTGCCTGGCCGTCACCCTCGACCGCCGGCTCCGCAGCCTGACCAACTGCATCATCGTCTCCTTGGCCATCAccgacctgctgctggccctcctggtgctgcccttcTCCGCCTTCTACGAGCTCACCAGCGAGTGGCCCTTCGGCAGCACCCTGTGCAACATCTACTCCAGCCTGGACGTCATGCTGTGCACAGCCTCCATCCTCAACCTCTTCATGATCAGCCTGGACCGCTACTTCGCTGTCACCACCCCGCTGCGCTACAGGCAGGTGGTCACCCCCTTCCGGGTGGCTGTGGGTTTGGTCATTATTTGGACGGTTTCCTTGATGGTCTCCTTCCTACCCATCCACCTGGGCTGGAACACCAACGGGACGGCAGTGCAGAACACCACCCCCAACTGCACCAAGGAGTGCAATCTGGAGGTTAACTCTATCTACGGGCTGGTGGACGCCCTGCTCACCTTCTACATCCCCCTGGTCATCATGTGCGTCACCTACTACCGGATATTCAAGATAGCGAGGGAGCAAGCCAAGAGGATTAACCACAcgtggtgctgcagcagcaacagcccCATGCCACCCATGGTGAAGGAGCACAAAGCCACCGTGACGTTGGCGGTGGTGCTGGGTGCCTTCGTGGTGTGCTGGTTCCCCTATTTCACAGTGTTCACGTACCGAGGGGTGCGGGGGGACAGCAGTGTCAAAGGAGCGCCCATGTCCATCGTCCTCTGGCTGGGCTACGCCAACTCAGCACTGAACCCCATCCTCTATGGCACGCTCAACAGGGATTTTCGGGTGGCCTACCAGCACTTGCTGCACTGCTGGAGGACGGGGGGGCCCAGGAGCTCCCGCCTGCCACCCCTCCAGAAGGGGCGGCCCAGGGGCAGGAACTGCAGGCAGGGCCCCGACaagcaggaggggaaaagcCTGAAGCTGGAGATGAGGAACGGGAAGGGGACCTTGCTGGATGACGGAGCCCTCCAGAG TGCCAAAGCCTTGCCGTGA